From a single Sinorhizobium sp. RAC02 genomic region:
- a CDS encoding NAD(P)-dependent oxidoreductase, with protein MAGGYGMAKVAFIGLGVMGYPMAGHLKVKGGHEVSVYNRTFAKAEKWAAEFGGTAFRTPAEAVKDVDLVFTCVGNDDDLRSVTIAADGVLDGMKPGAILVDHTTASAEVARELDIAARNKGFGFIDAPVSGGQAGAENGVLTIMCGGDAVSFEKAKPVMEAYARMVGLMGSTGAGQLAKMVNQICVAGVVQGLAEAIHFGTKAGLDMEAVIEVISKGAAGSWQMDNRHKTMIAGKYDFGFAVDWMRKDLDIVLSEARRNGAKLPVTALIDQFYGDVQEMGGNRWDTSALLARLEKK; from the coding sequence ATTGCAGGAGGTTACGGCATGGCAAAGGTTGCATTCATCGGTCTCGGCGTCATGGGCTATCCCATGGCAGGCCACCTGAAGGTCAAGGGCGGCCACGAGGTGTCGGTGTACAACCGCACCTTCGCCAAGGCGGAAAAATGGGCTGCCGAATTCGGCGGAACGGCGTTTCGCACGCCCGCCGAAGCGGTAAAGGACGTCGATCTCGTCTTCACCTGCGTCGGCAACGATGATGACCTGCGCTCCGTCACGATCGCCGCGGACGGCGTGCTCGACGGTATGAAGCCAGGCGCGATCCTCGTCGACCACACCACGGCCTCGGCCGAGGTCGCCCGTGAACTCGACATTGCCGCCAGAAACAAGGGTTTTGGCTTCATCGACGCGCCCGTTTCCGGCGGCCAGGCGGGCGCCGAGAATGGCGTGCTCACCATCATGTGCGGCGGCGATGCGGTGAGCTTCGAGAAGGCGAAACCGGTCATGGAGGCCTATGCAAGGATGGTCGGCCTGATGGGATCGACCGGTGCGGGCCAACTGGCCAAGATGGTCAACCAGATCTGCGTGGCCGGCGTCGTGCAGGGCCTGGCGGAAGCCATTCATTTCGGCACCAAGGCCGGGCTCGACATGGAGGCGGTCATCGAGGTCATCTCGAAGGGTGCTGCTGGCTCCTGGCAGATGGACAATCGCCACAAGACGATGATCGCCGGCAAATACGATTTCGGCTTCGCCGTCGACTGGATGCGCAAGGACCTCGATATCGTCCTGTCGGAAGCCCGCCGCAACGGTGCCAAGCTCCCCGTCACAGCCCTCATCGACCAGTTCTACGGTGACGTGCAGGAGATGGGCGGCAACCGGTGGGATACGTCCGCGCTGCTTGCCCGGCTCGAGAAAAAATGA
- a CDS encoding Lrp/AsnC family transcriptional regulator encodes MDRLDRKILRLLQEDSTLAVADLAKKVGLSTTPCWRRIQKMEEDGVIRKRVALLDPVKINTKVTVFVSIRTNSHSTEWLKRFSEVIVEFPEVVEFYRMSGDVDYLLRVVVPDIAAYDAFYKRMIARIEIRDVSSAFAMEQIKYTTELPLDYMAVDNQKSGED; translated from the coding sequence ATGGATCGTCTGGACCGAAAAATTCTGCGCCTCTTGCAGGAAGATTCCACGCTTGCAGTGGCCGACCTCGCCAAGAAAGTCGGGCTCTCCACCACGCCTTGCTGGCGGCGCATCCAGAAGATGGAAGAAGACGGTGTGATCCGCAAGCGCGTTGCGCTGCTCGATCCCGTCAAGATCAACACCAAGGTCACCGTCTTCGTCTCGATCCGCACCAATTCGCATTCCACGGAATGGCTGAAGCGTTTCTCCGAGGTGATCGTCGAGTTCCCGGAAGTCGTCGAGTTCTACCGCATGAGCGGTGACGTGGATTATCTCCTGCGCGTCGTCGTACCGGACATCGCCGCCTACGATGCCTTCTACAAGCGCATGATCGCCCGCATCGAGATTCGCGACGTCTCCTCCGCCTTCGCGATGGAGCAGATCAAGTACACAACCGAGCTTCCGCTCGACTACATGGCCGTGGACAACCAGAAGAGCGGCGAGGATTGA
- a CDS encoding DNA alkylation repair protein gives MIGKTASAADLLEHLHSLRSEESLAGIARYGIVTDAALGISNPVLRKIARVAGKDHARAFALWDSGIREARLLALFTMEPKRLTAAEAHRLAGDFVSWEIVDAAADLFVEAGLLALIEEFAAEEREFVRRAAFAMIAGAAVHLKREPDGTIIAWLALIENHAADPRNFVKKAVNWALRSIGKRSHACHGPALALAQTLAASADRTERWNGKDCVRELTAENTLARISR, from the coding sequence ATGATCGGTAAAACCGCCTCGGCCGCTGATCTGTTGGAGCACCTTCATTCGCTGCGGTCCGAGGAGAGCCTTGCGGGCATTGCCCGCTACGGCATCGTTACTGATGCGGCGCTCGGCATTTCCAATCCTGTTTTGAGAAAAATCGCGCGGGTGGCCGGAAAGGACCACGCCCGCGCCTTTGCCCTTTGGGACAGCGGTATCCGGGAAGCCCGTCTACTCGCGCTCTTCACGATGGAGCCGAAGAGGCTGACGGCGGCGGAGGCGCACCGCCTTGCCGGCGATTTCGTATCCTGGGAAATCGTCGATGCCGCGGCCGATCTGTTTGTCGAGGCCGGGCTTCTTGCGCTTATCGAGGAATTTGCCGCCGAGGAGCGGGAATTCGTGCGCCGCGCCGCCTTTGCAATGATTGCCGGCGCGGCGGTTCATCTGAAGCGGGAGCCGGACGGGACGATCATCGCCTGGCTCGCCCTCATCGAAAACCACGCAGCCGACCCGCGCAATTTCGTGAAGAAGGCGGTCAACTGGGCGTTGCGCAGCATCGGCAAACGAAGCCATGCCTGCCATGGGCCAGCGCTTGCGCTCGCGCAAACACTCGCGGCAAGTGCTGACCGCACGGAACGCTGGAACGGCAAGGATTGCGTGCGTGAACTGACCGCTGAAAACACGCTCGCCCGGATCAGCCGCTGA
- a CDS encoding diacylglycerol kinase — MGQAPIEKKTGFSHLIAAATYSAAGARRLLGESAFRHELIAFGVAMVLFTVVGASFFQYVAMAILFLLMVAFEALNTAIEEIVDRVSPEISEMGKHSKDLGSFAVFCLIISNAVYAGYVVISQFV, encoded by the coding sequence ATGGGTCAGGCACCAATCGAGAAAAAGACAGGCTTCAGCCACCTGATTGCGGCGGCCACCTATTCGGCTGCCGGCGCGCGCCGGCTGCTCGGCGAATCGGCCTTCCGGCATGAGCTGATCGCCTTCGGCGTCGCGATGGTGTTGTTCACCGTCGTCGGCGCGTCCTTCTTCCAGTATGTGGCGATGGCGATCCTGTTTCTGCTGATGGTCGCCTTCGAGGCGCTCAATACGGCGATCGAGGAGATCGTCGACCGGGTCTCGCCGGAAATCTCCGAAATGGGCAAGCACTCGAAGGATCTCGGCTCGTTCGCTGTGTTCTGCCTGATCATCTCGAATGCCGTCTATGCCGGTTACGTGGTGATTTCGCAGTTTGTTTGA